In the Ailuropoda melanoleuca isolate Jingjing unplaced genomic scaffold, ASM200744v2 unplaced-scaffold4655, whole genome shotgun sequence genome, one interval contains:
- the LOC100480366 gene encoding taste receptor type 2 member 8, whose product MLSMEDNIFVIILTGEFIIGMLGNVYIGLVNWIDWIKKKKISSVDYILTSLAISRICLLCILILNGIIIVCYPDFHENDKLQAVINIFWTLTNYLSTWFATCLNVFYLLKIANFSHPLFLWLKRRIDRVIHWVLLGCLAISSLISLILATAPNYDFEFQKIINHKRNCTEMSHVSKSQYFSLLTLFNLLAIVPCAVSLISFFFLIVSLRRHIKQMKVSVTGCGDPSTEAHVGAMKTMTSFLFLLFVYYGASLLATFHYLMKESKLAVMLGEIIAILYPSGHSLILIIRNNKLRQASIRVLRFGRTVCMM is encoded by the coding sequence ATGCTCAGTATGGAAGACAACATCTTTGTGATCATTTTAACTGGAGAATTCATAATAGGAATGTTGGGGAATGTATATATTGGACTAGTAAACTGGattgactggattaagaagaaaaagatttcctCAGTTGACTATATCCTCACCAGTCTAGCCATCTCCAGAATTTGTTTGCTCTGTATATTGATACTAAATGGCATCATAATTGTATGCTACCCAGATTTTCATGAAAATGATAAACTACAGGCGGTCATTAATATCTTCTGGACACTCACCAACTACTTAAGTACGTGGTTTGCCACCTGCCTCAATGTCTTCTATTTGCTCAAGATAGCCAATTTCTCCCATCCGCTTTTTCTCTGGCTAAAGAGAAGAATTGACAGAGTGATTCACTGGGTTCTGTTGGGTTGTTTGGCCATTTCCTCTTTGATCAGCCTTATACTAGCAACGGCACCAAATTAtgattttgaatttcagaaaattataaatcataaaagaaactgCACTGAAATGTCCCATGTGAGTAAAAGTCAATACTTCAGCCTGTTGACTCTCTTTAACCTGTTGGCAATTGTCCCATGTGCTGTGTCAttgatctcatttttctttttaattgtgtcCCTAAGGAGACATATCAAGCAAATGAAAGTCAGTGTTACAGGCTGTGGAGACCCCAGCACAGAGGCCCATGTGGGAGCCATGAAAACTAtgacttcatttctcttcctcctttttgtaTACTATGGGGCTTCTCTTTTGGCGACTTTTCACTACCTTATGAAAGAAAGCAAGTTAGCTGTGATGTTAGGAGAAATTATAGCAATTCTTTATCCTTCTGgtcattcacttattttaattattagaaataacaAGTTGAGGCAGGCATCTATTAGGGTGCTGAGATTTGGAAGAACAGTCTGCATGATGTAA